A single region of the Arthrobacter sp. PAMC25564 genome encodes:
- a CDS encoding FAD-dependent oxidoreductase — protein sequence MSETTSGTVCDVLVIGSGVAGMAAALKAASQGFSVIVAEKDRYFGGTTAISAGWAWLPGNRQGVEQGDTREDAETYLKNLAPETFNAAGVRDFLDTVPEAIAFFENETEVKFTYPEKSPDYQMDLPGAKLSGRAILPQDVDARVLGDKRLLMQPYMSSYTVFGYMPQVGPDINEFFHVNQSVKSFAYVARKLLRTWFDAARYRRPVLRSNGNALMTLMVKSADDLGIRLWNSSPALSLTRDDAGTITGAVMGGDHAGTVTARLGVILAAGGFSGNKELRKQYFPHDANGDDHFTPTLGHDGDAATLAISAGGHIDDSVSSVGSWAPVTVFKYLNGKQRLFPHLRAIGLPGLIAVDRHGKRFGNEALSYHDFGGAMIEHNKDEDKTFGYVIGDAKTMHKYGIGYAKPWPMPRGYFYKTGYLVKGDTLEELAGKLGIDAAGLKATVAEFNPAAGRGEDPKFGRGSTLYNHFRGDMEHKPNPNLAPVGKGPYYAARIQMGDLGTFAGIGVNERSEVVTGEGTAIPGLVAVGAAAVSVFGGGYPGYGSHIGPALVFGYRAGRDIAKLAADRGVTRVAGV from the coding sequence ATGAGTGAGACCACGAGCGGGACTGTCTGTGATGTCCTTGTCATCGGCTCCGGTGTGGCCGGGATGGCTGCAGCGTTGAAGGCCGCTTCGCAGGGATTCAGTGTGATCGTTGCCGAGAAGGACCGGTACTTCGGCGGCACGACTGCGATTTCCGCAGGCTGGGCCTGGCTTCCGGGCAACAGGCAAGGCGTGGAGCAGGGCGATACCCGCGAGGACGCGGAAACGTACCTGAAAAACCTCGCGCCGGAGACGTTCAATGCGGCCGGGGTCCGGGACTTCCTGGACACGGTGCCCGAAGCCATCGCCTTCTTCGAGAACGAGACCGAGGTGAAGTTCACCTACCCGGAGAAGTCCCCGGATTACCAGATGGACCTGCCCGGGGCGAAGCTCTCCGGACGGGCCATCCTGCCGCAGGACGTTGACGCCCGAGTGCTCGGGGACAAGCGCCTCCTGATGCAGCCCTACATGAGTTCCTACACGGTGTTCGGCTACATGCCGCAGGTCGGCCCCGACATCAACGAGTTCTTCCACGTGAACCAGTCGGTCAAGTCGTTCGCCTACGTTGCCAGGAAACTGCTGCGCACCTGGTTCGATGCGGCCCGATACCGGCGCCCGGTCCTTCGCTCCAACGGCAACGCCCTGATGACCCTGATGGTCAAGAGCGCCGACGACCTGGGCATCAGGCTGTGGAATTCCTCCCCGGCGCTCTCACTGACCCGCGACGACGCCGGGACCATCACCGGTGCGGTGATGGGCGGAGACCATGCGGGCACCGTGACCGCACGCCTGGGCGTCATCCTCGCCGCCGGCGGCTTCTCCGGCAACAAAGAACTGCGGAAGCAGTACTTCCCGCACGACGCGAACGGCGATGACCACTTCACGCCGACCCTGGGCCACGACGGCGACGCGGCCACCCTGGCGATCAGCGCCGGCGGCCACATCGATGACTCGGTGTCCAGCGTCGGTTCCTGGGCGCCGGTGACAGTCTTCAAGTACCTCAACGGCAAACAGCGGCTCTTCCCGCACCTGCGGGCCATCGGCCTGCCCGGCCTGATCGCCGTCGACCGCCACGGCAAGCGCTTCGGCAACGAAGCCCTGAGCTACCACGACTTTGGCGGTGCGATGATCGAACACAACAAGGACGAGGACAAGACGTTCGGCTACGTGATCGGCGACGCGAAGACGATGCACAAGTACGGCATCGGCTACGCCAAGCCCTGGCCGATGCCGCGCGGCTACTTCTACAAGACCGGCTACCTGGTCAAGGGTGACACGCTCGAGGAACTCGCCGGCAAGCTCGGCATCGACGCCGCAGGTCTCAAGGCCACCGTCGCCGAATTCAACCCCGCTGCCGGGCGTGGAGAGGACCCGAAGTTCGGCCGCGGCTCCACCCTGTACAACCACTTCCGCGGCGACATGGAGCACAAGCCGAACCCCAACCTTGCCCCGGTCGGCAAGGGGCCCTATTACGCGGCCAGGATCCAGATGGGCGACCTGGGCACGTTCGCCGGCATCGGCGTCAACGAGCGCTCCGAGGTCGTCACGGGCGAGGGAACCGCGATCCCCGGACTGGTAGCCGTCGGCGCCGCGGCGGTCAGCGTCTTCGGCGGCGGTTACCCCGGCTACGGCTCGCACATCGGCCCGGCCCTCGTGTTCGGCTACCGCGCAGGCCGCGACATCGCCAAACTCGCGGCCGACCGCGGCGTGACGCGCGTGGCCGGCGTCTGA
- a CDS encoding SDR family oxidoreductase translates to MLKGKSAVVTGGASGIGEAISRKLAEAGSAVTIGDIGSSVPRVVDDITARGGRAQFIRTDVTDESSVRGLMEGAARAFGGLDILVANAGIPEVKTPLHELDMSNWQRVIDVDLTGVAICNKWAVATILGLRREAAEPRTASVINMASILAHVGQANSNAYSAAKAAVANFTRSAALSYAREGIRFNAVSPGYVDTPLLAQLPEETRSEMLSRQPIGRLLRREEIANVVLFLASDASTALTGSIINADGGYTAI, encoded by the coding sequence ATGCTGAAGGGAAAATCCGCTGTCGTGACGGGTGGGGCTTCGGGAATCGGGGAAGCCATATCCCGCAAACTTGCGGAAGCAGGCTCTGCGGTCACCATCGGCGATATTGGGAGCAGCGTCCCCCGGGTTGTCGATGACATAACAGCCCGTGGGGGCAGGGCCCAATTCATTCGCACGGACGTGACCGATGAATCTTCGGTGCGCGGTCTGATGGAAGGGGCAGCGCGCGCATTTGGAGGCCTGGACATCCTGGTAGCCAACGCCGGCATTCCCGAGGTGAAAACACCGCTACACGAACTCGACATGTCCAATTGGCAACGTGTCATCGACGTCGACCTCACGGGTGTTGCCATCTGCAACAAATGGGCCGTTGCAACGATCCTGGGGCTCCGCAGGGAGGCCGCAGAACCTCGGACCGCTTCGGTGATCAACATGGCCTCGATTCTGGCCCACGTGGGCCAGGCGAACAGCAATGCCTACTCTGCAGCGAAAGCCGCCGTAGCCAACTTCACCCGTTCTGCTGCGCTTAGCTATGCCCGGGAGGGGATCCGCTTCAACGCTGTGTCACCAGGCTACGTGGACACGCCGCTGCTGGCTCAACTCCCGGAAGAGACCCGCTCCGAGATGCTTTCCAGACAACCCATCGGACGGCTGCTTCGACGGGAGGAGATCGCGAACGTTGTTCTGTTCCTGGCCAGCGATGCCTCCACCGCACTGACGGGATCCATTATCAACGCCGACGGCGGATACACCGCCATCTAG
- a CDS encoding acVLRF1 family peptidyl-tRNA hydrolase yields MASTDSRLAFVPGPRLLGWVERFAASHGAVAQEELDAGLQLRAADGAVALLQPPWKVDGRPGRGGDAVARLASLASQPRCLGAVLIRRGGYSVAVVNGGAVLASKTGTRHVQSRTAAGGWSQQRFARRRANQADALVEAVAEHAGRIFAEHRIEYVAPGGDRTLSELVLAEPVLKRYAALERLPFLDVPDPRAAVLKKAAADLCSVRILVTDPPA; encoded by the coding sequence ATGGCAAGCACTGACTCCCGTCTGGCCTTCGTCCCCGGTCCACGGCTTTTGGGCTGGGTGGAACGGTTCGCCGCCAGCCATGGCGCGGTGGCGCAGGAGGAGCTCGACGCCGGACTGCAGCTGCGCGCCGCGGACGGCGCCGTCGCGCTGCTCCAGCCGCCGTGGAAGGTGGACGGCCGGCCGGGCCGTGGCGGCGACGCCGTCGCCCGGCTCGCCTCCCTCGCTTCGCAGCCGCGCTGCCTGGGAGCCGTGCTCATCCGCCGCGGCGGCTATTCCGTGGCCGTGGTCAACGGGGGTGCCGTGCTCGCGTCCAAGACCGGGACGCGCCACGTCCAGTCACGGACGGCTGCCGGCGGCTGGTCCCAGCAGCGCTTCGCCCGCCGTCGCGCCAACCAGGCCGATGCCCTCGTGGAGGCCGTCGCCGAGCATGCCGGCCGGATTTTCGCGGAGCACCGGATCGAGTATGTTGCTCCGGGCGGTGACAGGACCCTCTCCGAACTTGTGCTCGCGGAGCCGGTGCTGAAGCGGTACGCGGCGCTGGAGCGGCTGCCCTTCCTCGATGTGCCCGATCCGCGCGCCGCCGTCCTGAAGAAGGCCGCCGCGGACCTGTGTTCCGTGCGGATCCTGGTGACCGATCCGCCGGCGTAA
- a CDS encoding replication-associated recombination protein A — protein MDDLFGPGTDTDDTDTDDDGDGTAGSAGRPASPRSPLAVRMRPRTLDDVVGQQHLLGAGSPLRQLAAGTDATGPAGPSSLILWGPPGTGKTTLAHVIAKGPGRKFVELSAITAGVKDVRRVMEEALTARDLFKTTTVLFLDEIHRFNKAQQDALLPGVENRWVVLIAATTENPSFSVVAPLLSRSLLLTLKPLTDADIESLLLRAVTDVRGLNGKVDLSAEAMAHLVRLSGGDARRALTALEAAAGVAFGDADDADAANAVTVGLRHTERALDVAAVRYDRAGDQHYDVASAFIKSIRGSDVDAALHYLARMLEAGEDPRFVARRIVISAAEDIGMADPTALQTAVAAAQAVQLIGMPEGRIVLAEAVVHLATAPKSNAAYLGINKAVADVRAGLGNGIPAHLRDAHYPGSKQLGHGQGYKYAHDAPHSVAAQQYPPDDLVGRDYYEPTANGAERDIATRLERLRKIIRGK, from the coding sequence GTGGATGATTTATTTGGCCCGGGGACTGACACCGACGACACAGACACAGACGACGACGGCGACGGCACCGCGGGCTCCGCCGGGCGCCCCGCCTCGCCGCGCAGCCCGCTGGCGGTCCGGATGCGGCCACGGACGCTCGACGACGTGGTCGGGCAGCAGCATCTGCTCGGAGCGGGCTCACCGCTGCGGCAACTGGCCGCTGGCACGGACGCGACCGGCCCGGCGGGACCGAGCTCGCTGATCCTCTGGGGACCTCCCGGAACCGGTAAGACCACGCTGGCGCACGTGATCGCCAAGGGGCCCGGCCGGAAGTTCGTCGAGCTCTCCGCCATCACCGCCGGCGTCAAGGATGTCCGGCGCGTCATGGAGGAGGCCCTGACTGCCCGGGACCTGTTCAAGACCACCACGGTGCTCTTCCTGGACGAAATCCACCGCTTCAACAAGGCCCAGCAGGACGCGCTGCTCCCCGGCGTCGAGAACCGCTGGGTGGTGCTCATCGCGGCGACCACCGAGAACCCTTCTTTCTCCGTCGTCGCCCCGCTGCTCTCCCGCTCCCTGCTGCTGACGCTCAAGCCGCTCACCGACGCGGACATCGAGTCACTGCTGCTGCGGGCCGTCACGGACGTCCGGGGCCTGAACGGCAAGGTCGACCTCAGCGCCGAGGCCATGGCCCACCTCGTCCGGCTCTCCGGCGGGGACGCCCGCCGGGCGCTGACCGCGCTGGAGGCCGCCGCCGGGGTGGCGTTCGGGGATGCGGACGACGCCGACGCTGCCAATGCCGTGACCGTCGGACTGCGGCACACCGAACGCGCGCTCGACGTCGCCGCCGTCCGCTACGACCGTGCGGGAGACCAGCACTACGACGTCGCCAGCGCCTTCATCAAGTCCATCCGCGGCTCCGACGTCGACGCCGCCCTGCACTACCTCGCCCGGATGCTCGAGGCAGGGGAGGATCCGCGGTTCGTGGCCCGGCGCATTGTCATCTCGGCTGCCGAGGACATCGGCATGGCCGATCCGACGGCGCTGCAGACCGCTGTTGCCGCGGCGCAGGCCGTGCAGCTGATCGGCATGCCGGAAGGCCGGATCGTGCTGGCCGAGGCCGTGGTGCACCTCGCCACCGCGCCCAAATCCAATGCGGCGTACCTGGGGATCAACAAGGCGGTCGCCGATGTCCGGGCCGGACTCGGAAACGGCATCCCCGCCCACCTGCGGGACGCCCACTACCCAGGCTCCAAGCAGCTGGGCCACGGCCAGGGCTACAAATACGCCCACGACGCGCCGCACTCGGTGGCCGCCCAACAGTATCCGCCGGATGACCTGGTGGGCCGCGACTACTACGAACCCACCGCGAACGGTGCGGAGCGGGACATCGCCACCCGGCTGGAACGCCTGCGGAAGATCATCCGGGGCAAGTGA